In the genome of Deltaproteobacteria bacterium, one region contains:
- a CDS encoding 3-hydroxy-3-methylglutaryl CoA synthase, translating into MVGITSYGAYVPMLRLPLAAIGGGAAKPGGPEKAVANWDEDAVTMAVAAAIDCLRGVDRASVDGVLFASTSYPLKEKQAAALVARALDLRRDVMTADLGDSLRAGTTALRTAADAVKAGSAKRVLVVAGETRLAAPRSALEPSLGDGAAAFLVGEDDVAVALAASHTVADEIIDVWRSEGDPFVHAWEDRFVVDHGYRTNVREVVRGLLAKTGLGPKDFAKLVLYGPDARSHAALVRELGFEPPQAQDALFGKVGNAGTAFAPLLLAAALEGARAGQRILLVGYGDGAEAFVLETTPVVERLEGRRGVSWHLARRAELPSYDLYLRFRQLLATEHDRRAGAGISATKHFRDRDDDVTLAGLRCRRCGCVQYPRQRVCFRCFARDDFERVRLSDKLGSVKSFTFDNFAGSPNPPLVATVVDVESARLYLQMTDASPKEVRLDLAVELVFRKMHDAGGTPNYYWKCTPVR; encoded by the coding sequence ATGGTCGGCATCACCTCGTACGGCGCCTACGTCCCCATGCTCCGCCTCCCCCTGGCGGCGATCGGCGGCGGCGCCGCGAAGCCTGGCGGCCCCGAGAAGGCGGTCGCCAACTGGGACGAGGACGCGGTGACCATGGCGGTGGCGGCGGCGATCGACTGCCTGCGGGGCGTCGACCGTGCGAGCGTCGACGGCGTCCTCTTCGCCTCCACCTCCTACCCGCTCAAGGAGAAGCAGGCGGCGGCTCTCGTGGCGCGCGCGCTCGATCTCCGCCGCGACGTGATGACGGCGGACCTGGGCGACTCGCTGCGGGCCGGCACGACCGCGCTCCGCACTGCAGCCGACGCCGTCAAGGCCGGCTCCGCGAAGCGCGTGCTGGTGGTCGCCGGCGAGACGCGCCTGGCGGCACCGCGCTCGGCGCTCGAGCCGAGCCTGGGCGACGGCGCCGCGGCCTTCCTGGTGGGCGAGGATGACGTCGCGGTCGCGCTCGCGGCGAGCCACACGGTCGCGGACGAGATCATCGACGTGTGGCGCAGCGAGGGCGATCCGTTCGTGCACGCGTGGGAGGACCGCTTCGTGGTCGACCACGGCTATCGCACCAACGTGCGCGAGGTGGTGCGGGGGCTTCTCGCGAAAACCGGGCTCGGCCCGAAGGACTTCGCGAAGCTCGTCCTCTACGGCCCCGACGCGCGCAGCCACGCGGCGCTGGTGCGCGAGCTCGGCTTCGAGCCGCCGCAGGCGCAGGACGCGCTCTTCGGGAAGGTCGGCAACGCGGGGACGGCGTTCGCGCCGCTTCTCCTCGCCGCTGCGCTGGAGGGTGCGCGGGCCGGCCAGCGCATCCTGCTGGTCGGCTACGGCGACGGCGCCGAGGCGTTCGTGCTCGAGACGACGCCGGTGGTGGAGCGGCTCGAGGGGCGCCGCGGCGTCTCGTGGCACCTCGCGCGCCGCGCCGAGCTGCCGAGCTACGACCTCTACCTCCGCTTCCGCCAGCTGCTCGCCACCGAGCACGACCGCCGCGCCGGCGCCGGCATCTCCGCCACCAAGCACTTCCGCGACCGCGACGACGACGTGACGCTCGCCGGGCTCCGCTGCCGGCGCTGCGGCTGCGTGCAGTACCCGCGCCAGCGCGTCTGCTTCCGCTGCTTCGCGCGGGACGACTTCGAGCGCGTGCGCCTCTCCGACAAGCTCGGCTCGGTCAAGTCCTTCACCTTCGACAACTTCGCCGGGAGCCCGAACCCGCCCCTCGTCGCGACCGTGGTCGACGTCGAGAGCGCGCGCCTCTACCTCCAGATGACCGACGCGAGCCCGAAGGAGGTGCGGCTCGACCTCGCGGTGGAGCTCGTCTTCCGGAAGATGCACGACGCGGGCGGGACGCCCAACTACTACTGGAAGTGCACGCCGGTCAGGTAG
- a CDS encoding cytochrome P450, translating to MLTPETAPPAEDPWLGCNPFDPAFRDDPYPSLARLREIDPVNEMPVGIWRLTRYADVNRLLHEVPAGVRTTDGVLPGVDESLTGQRLFMLQQDPPAHTRLRRLVSSAFTPRAIAALRPQIQRIVDGCLDRVAGRGTMDVIADLALPVPATVICEMLGVPVADRDRFTVWTSKATLGLASQFLPPETLAEVQAAGTSLAEYFDGLIAARRGHLSEDLLSALIRAEEAGDRLTPPELLSQAIGLLIAGFETTIGLIGNGIRALIRHPAELARLRARTELAASAVDECLRYDGPIILTPRVLHADVEFGGRILPRDAKVWGMLAAADRDPEVFPDPDRFDIERRPNDHLAFGGGPHFCLGAHLAKLEGEIAIASLVTRFADLRLVSETVEWGPSLFRVPGKLPVTFRAH from the coding sequence ATGCTGACGCCCGAGACCGCCCCGCCCGCCGAGGACCCGTGGCTCGGCTGCAACCCGTTCGACCCGGCCTTCCGCGACGACCCCTACCCCTCGCTCGCCCGCCTGCGCGAGATCGACCCGGTCAACGAGATGCCGGTCGGCATCTGGCGCCTCACGCGCTACGCCGACGTGAACCGGCTGCTGCACGAGGTGCCGGCGGGCGTGCGCACGACCGACGGCGTCCTGCCCGGCGTGGACGAGTCGCTCACCGGCCAGCGCCTGTTCATGCTGCAGCAGGATCCCCCTGCCCACACGCGGCTCCGCCGCCTGGTGAGCAGCGCCTTCACGCCGCGCGCCATCGCGGCGCTGCGCCCGCAGATCCAGCGCATCGTCGACGGCTGCCTGGACCGGGTCGCCGGGCGCGGCACGATGGACGTGATCGCCGACCTGGCGCTCCCCGTGCCCGCGACCGTCATCTGCGAGATGCTGGGCGTCCCGGTCGCGGACCGCGACCGCTTCACGGTGTGGACGTCGAAGGCGACGCTCGGCCTCGCCTCCCAGTTCCTTCCGCCCGAGACGCTCGCCGAGGTGCAGGCCGCCGGCACGTCGCTGGCGGAGTACTTCGACGGGCTGATCGCCGCCCGCCGGGGGCACCTCTCCGAGGATCTGCTCTCGGCGCTCATCCGCGCCGAGGAGGCCGGCGATCGCCTGACGCCGCCCGAGCTGCTCTCGCAGGCGATCGGGCTCCTGATTGCCGGCTTCGAAACCACGATCGGGCTCATCGGCAACGGCATCCGTGCGCTCATCCGCCATCCCGCGGAGCTCGCCAGGTTGCGCGCGCGGACGGAGCTCGCGGCGAGCGCCGTCGACGAGTGCCTGCGCTACGACGGGCCGATCATCCTGACCCCGCGCGTCCTCCACGCCGACGTCGAGTTCGGCGGCAGGATACTTCCCAGGGACGCTAAGGTGTGGGGCATGCTCGCCGCGGCAGACCGCGATCCCGAGGTCTTCCCCGATCCCGACCGCTTCGACATCGAGCGGCGGCCGAACGACCACCTGGCCTTCGGTGGCGGGCCGCACTTCTGCCTGGGCGCGCACCTCGCCAAGCTCGAGGGCGAGATCGCGATCGCGAGCCTGGTGACGCGCTTCGCCGACCTGCGCCTCGTCTCCGAGACGGTCGAGTGGGGCCCGTCGCTCTTCCGCGTGCCGGGGAAGCTGCCGGTCACGTTCCGCGCACACTGA